A single window of Rhodococcus jostii RHA1 DNA harbors:
- a CDS encoding Pls/PosA family non-ribosomal peptide synthetase: protein MSLQSPTDSDLSLRIPREFLRREFAPAPRTLVDILFATAEANPEAPAIDDGSTSLTYQELLEEIRQTAEVLAESGVGAGDRVGIRMPSGSCSLYVAILATLAVGAAYVPVDADDPEERAELVFGEAQVRCVMTGTGITAGTAPDRAESPSARPPTVDDDAWIIFTSGSTGTPKGVAVNHRNAAAFVDAEARIFLQEDPIRPGDRVLAGLSVAFDASCEEMWLAWRHGACLVPAPRSLVRSGMDLGPWLVARDVSIVSTVPTLASLWPAEALEAVRLLIFGGEACPPELAERLAVDGREVWNTYGPTEATVVACGALMDGKSPVSIGLPLDGWDLAVVDATGEPVPEGEVGELVIGGVGLARYLDPQKDAEKYAPMPTLGWDRAYRSGDLVRLDRRGLLFQGRADDQVKLGGRRIELGEVDNALQNLPGVGGAAAAVRRTGAGHQVLVGYLASTNPDFDLKAAHTALTEQLPAALVPRLVLVDELPTRTSGKVDRNALPWPPPGVDDAAEKLGLEGTQAWVAGLWTAILGAEITGPDDDFFELGGGSLSAAQLVTALRERFPEVTVAQLYDHPRLGSLAEYLDELAPIDAAEPRLVTPTPRRSQLAQIAATVPLTTLTGLQWVTWLAIANNVFSWFTTVPWAPTVSWWWILLAFFAFISPVGRMAISVIGSRILLRGLEPGTYPRGGSEHLRLWVALRLTEASGAANLSGAPWMLYYARALGAKVGKGVDLHTLPPVTGMLELGDGCSIEPEVDLSGHWVDGDVVHIGAIKIGPGASVGARSTLVPGATIGRNAEVEAGSAVFGRVKANQHWAGSPAVKVGKAVHPWPEETPRRAAYWVPAFGVTSMLIAGLPIFALVAGIVVIGWWIRDAGTIGSAVLQSLVILPAATLVSLAVFAVLTVVSVRLLSIGLREGYHPVRSRIGWQVWATERLMDSARTFLFPLYASLLTPGWLRLLGARIGKNVEASTVLMLPKFTTVADGAFLADDTMIASYELGGGWMHIEHAKVGKRAFLGNSGMTGPGRRVPKNGLVAVLSATPSKAKSGSSWLGSPPVRLRRAPGDTDASRTFRPPVRLKVARAVVETCRLIPVTVTFGIGLGVLFALQAMAHHIGFWLAALASGVVLLVAGAVAGLISVIAKWLVVGRIGKIEHPLWSSFVWRNEVSDAFVETVAAPWFARAATGTAVLNVWLRGLGATIGKGVWCETYWLPEADLVTLGDGATVERGCVVQTHLFHDRIMSMDTVILGAGATLGPHCVALPAARIGEGATVGPASLVMRGDTVPPSTRWQGNPIAPWAAT from the coding sequence TTGTCTCTCCAGTCGCCGACGGATTCGGACCTGTCGCTCCGTATACCCCGGGAATTCCTCCGCCGTGAATTCGCACCGGCGCCGCGCACACTCGTCGACATCCTGTTCGCGACGGCCGAGGCGAACCCCGAAGCCCCGGCGATCGACGACGGCTCGACGTCGCTCACCTACCAGGAACTGCTCGAGGAGATCCGGCAGACCGCGGAGGTCCTGGCCGAATCGGGAGTCGGGGCCGGCGATCGCGTCGGAATCCGAATGCCGTCCGGATCCTGCTCGCTCTACGTCGCGATCCTGGCGACGCTCGCCGTCGGCGCCGCCTACGTGCCGGTCGACGCGGACGACCCCGAGGAACGCGCCGAACTCGTGTTCGGTGAGGCGCAGGTCCGGTGCGTGATGACCGGCACCGGGATCACCGCGGGCACCGCCCCCGACAGGGCCGAGTCGCCGAGCGCCCGTCCGCCGACCGTCGACGACGACGCCTGGATCATCTTCACCTCCGGTTCCACCGGCACCCCCAAGGGGGTCGCGGTGAACCATCGCAACGCGGCGGCGTTCGTGGATGCCGAAGCCCGGATATTCCTGCAGGAAGACCCGATCCGGCCCGGCGATCGGGTGCTGGCCGGACTGTCGGTCGCGTTCGACGCGTCCTGCGAGGAGATGTGGCTCGCGTGGCGTCACGGCGCCTGCCTCGTGCCCGCGCCCCGGTCCCTGGTGCGAAGCGGCATGGACCTCGGCCCGTGGCTCGTCGCGCGCGACGTCAGCATCGTCTCGACGGTGCCGACGCTCGCGTCGCTGTGGCCTGCCGAGGCCCTCGAGGCCGTGCGCCTGCTGATCTTCGGCGGCGAGGCCTGCCCGCCCGAACTGGCGGAGCGACTCGCCGTCGACGGACGCGAGGTATGGAACACGTACGGGCCCACCGAGGCGACAGTCGTGGCGTGCGGCGCCCTGATGGACGGCAAGAGTCCGGTCAGTATCGGCCTCCCGCTGGACGGCTGGGACCTCGCAGTGGTCGACGCAACCGGTGAACCCGTCCCCGAGGGCGAGGTGGGCGAACTGGTCATCGGCGGTGTCGGTCTGGCCCGGTACCTCGACCCGCAGAAGGACGCCGAGAAGTACGCACCGATGCCGACACTCGGCTGGGATCGCGCGTACCGCAGTGGCGACCTCGTCCGCCTCGACCGCCGCGGACTTCTGTTCCAGGGTCGCGCGGACGATCAGGTGAAACTCGGTGGCAGGCGGATCGAACTGGGCGAGGTCGACAACGCCCTGCAGAACCTTCCCGGCGTCGGCGGCGCGGCGGCGGCCGTCCGCAGGACCGGTGCCGGTCACCAGGTCCTCGTCGGCTATCTGGCCAGCACCAACCCCGACTTCGACCTCAAGGCGGCGCACACCGCGCTCACCGAGCAACTCCCGGCGGCGCTGGTTCCCCGGCTGGTGCTGGTCGACGAACTGCCCACCCGTACGTCCGGCAAGGTCGACCGGAACGCCCTGCCCTGGCCTCCGCCGGGTGTCGACGACGCCGCGGAGAAACTGGGTCTCGAGGGCACGCAGGCCTGGGTCGCGGGGCTGTGGACGGCGATTCTCGGTGCCGAGATCACGGGCCCCGACGACGACTTCTTCGAGCTCGGCGGTGGATCGCTCTCGGCGGCCCAGCTGGTCACGGCGCTGCGCGAACGGTTCCCCGAGGTGACGGTCGCGCAACTCTACGACCACCCGCGGCTCGGTTCGCTCGCGGAATACCTCGACGAGCTGGCGCCGATCGACGCCGCCGAACCCCGCCTCGTCACGCCGACTCCGCGTCGGAGCCAGCTCGCGCAGATCGCGGCGACCGTTCCCCTGACCACGCTCACGGGCCTGCAGTGGGTCACGTGGCTGGCCATCGCGAACAACGTCTTCTCCTGGTTCACGACGGTGCCGTGGGCGCCCACGGTGTCGTGGTGGTGGATTCTGCTCGCGTTCTTCGCGTTCATCAGCCCGGTCGGCCGGATGGCGATCTCGGTGATCGGTTCGCGGATCCTGCTGCGCGGACTCGAGCCGGGAACGTATCCCCGAGGCGGCAGCGAACACCTGCGGCTGTGGGTGGCGCTGCGCCTGACCGAGGCCAGCGGTGCCGCGAACCTGTCGGGCGCGCCGTGGATGCTCTACTACGCGCGGGCGCTCGGCGCGAAGGTCGGCAAGGGCGTCGACCTGCACACGCTCCCACCGGTCACCGGCATGCTCGAGCTCGGCGACGGATGCTCCATCGAACCCGAGGTCGACCTGTCCGGACACTGGGTGGACGGCGACGTCGTCCACATCGGTGCCATCAAGATCGGTCCGGGTGCGTCGGTGGGCGCCCGGTCCACGCTGGTTCCCGGCGCCACCATCGGGCGCAACGCCGAGGTCGAGGCGGGTTCCGCCGTATTCGGACGCGTCAAGGCCAATCAGCACTGGGCCGGCTCACCGGCGGTCAAGGTCGGCAAGGCCGTCCACCCGTGGCCCGAGGAGACCCCGCGCCGCGCGGCCTACTGGGTTCCCGCGTTCGGCGTGACGTCGATGCTCATCGCCGGACTGCCGATCTTCGCCCTCGTCGCCGGCATCGTGGTCATCGGGTGGTGGATCCGCGACGCAGGCACGATCGGGTCCGCCGTACTCCAGTCGCTGGTGATCCTTCCCGCCGCGACCCTCGTCAGCCTCGCCGTGTTCGCGGTCCTCACGGTCGTGTCCGTCCGGCTGCTGTCGATCGGGTTGCGTGAGGGGTACCACCCGGTCCGCAGTCGCATCGGCTGGCAGGTGTGGGCCACCGAACGCCTCATGGACTCCGCCCGCACGTTCCTGTTCCCGCTGTACGCGAGCCTCCTGACGCCGGGATGGCTGCGGTTGCTCGGCGCCCGGATCGGCAAGAACGTGGAAGCGTCGACCGTGCTCATGCTGCCGAAGTTCACCACCGTGGCGGACGGCGCATTCCTCGCCGACGACACGATGATCGCGAGTTACGAACTCGGCGGGGGGTGGATGCACATCGAACACGCGAAGGTCGGCAAGCGCGCCTTCCTCGGCAACTCGGGGATGACCGGTCCGGGTCGGCGCGTGCCCAAGAACGGTCTCGTCGCGGTGCTGTCGGCCACGCCGTCGAAGGCGAAGTCCGGTTCGTCCTGGCTGGGCAGTCCCCCGGTCCGCCTCCGCAGGGCGCCCGGCGACACCGACGCCTCCCGCACGTTCCGTCCCCCGGTCCGGCTCAAGGTGGCCCGCGCGGTCGTGGAGACGTGCCGCCTCATCCCGGTGACGGTGACGTTCGGAATCGGCCTCGGCGTGCTGTTCGCGCTGCAGGCGATGGCTCACCACATCGGCTTCTGGCTCGCGGCACTGGCCAGCGGCGTCGTCCTCCTCGTCGCGGGTGCGGTCGCGGGGTTGATCTCTGTGATCGCGAAGTGGCTGGTGGTCGGCCGGATCGGGAAGATCGAGCACCCGTTGTGGAGTTCGTTCGTGTGGCGGAACGAGGTGTCGGACGCCTTCGTGGAAACGGTCGCCGCACCCTGGTTCGCCCGTGCCGCG